In Hahella sp. HNIBRBA332, the genomic window GGTTAAATAGACGCCGACAAATCGGGCCTAGCCGGCTATTTTTACTTTAAATACCAGATTTTCTGGCAATCACTTGACCCGTCGACTACAACCTCTAATATATGACGGCTATTTCAACTAGGAGCAAAGAACCATCCGCTATGGGTAAATCGCTGGTAATCGTGGAGTCCCCTGCAAAGGCAAAAACCATAAACAAATATCTTGGTTCGGAATATGTAGTCAAATCCAGTGTGGGGCATATTCGTGATTTGCCGACCAGTGGAGGTAAGGAAACATCATCTCCGAAAGAGCGTGCGGCGGAAGCGGCGAAAATGCGCAAGCTGCCTGCTGAAGAGCGCGAAAGCATCAAGAAACGTAAAGCCCGGGATCAATTGATCTCTCGCATGGGAGTTGACCCTGAAAATGATTGGGCGGCCCGCTATGAAATCCTTCCAGGTAAAGAAAAAGTCGTTGAAGAACTGAAGCGTCTGGCGAAAAGCGCTGACCAGATCTATCTCGCAACGGACTTAGACCGCGAAGGAGAGGCGATCGCCTGGCATCTCAAAGAATCTATTGGCGGCGATGACTCCCGTTATCGTCGCGTGGTCTTTAACGAGATCACAAAATCCGCCATAACTGAGGCGTTCAAAAGCCCCAGTCAGCTTGATTACAACCGCGTAAACGCCCAGCAGGCGCGTCGCTTTCTCGATCGTGTGGTCGGCTACATGGTGTCGCCGCTGCTGTGGTCCAAGATTGCGCGAGGCTTGTCTGCGGGGCGGGTGCAATCTGTCGCGGTGCGGCTGATTGTCGAGCGTGAGCGTGAAATTCGCGCCTTTACGCCGGAAGAGTACTGGGAATTGCATGCGCTGCTTTCCAAGAGTAAGCAGCAGGCTAAATTCCAGGTCGCCAAGTACAAGGGCGAGAATTATCGTCCCACTAATAAAGAGCAGTCTGACAAGCTGACTGCGCTGCTGGAGTCGCAGGCGTTCAAGGTTGTCAATCGCGAAGATAAGCCCTCTGTCACCAAGACGCCGGCGCCATTTATCACTTCTACCTTGCAGCAGGCGGCCAGCACCCGTTTGGGGTTTAGCGTCAAGAAAACCATGGTGTTGGCGCAGCGCCTCTACGAGGCGGGTTACATCACTTATATGAGAACGGACTCTACCAACTTGTCCGCTGATGCAGTGAGCGCATGTCGTGAATTCATCGGCAAAAAGTTTGGCGATAAATATTTGCCTGACAACCCGAAAACTTACGTAAGTAAAGAGCGGGCGCAGGAGGCGCACGAGGCGATACGTCCTTCCGATATCAATGTGGGGGCCAATCAGATTTCCGGTCTCGAAAAAGACGCCGAGAAACTGTATGACCTTATTTGGCGTCAATTCGTAGCCTGTCAGATGGAAAGCGCGCGTTTCCTGAGCACCAGTATTCAGGTGCAGGCGGGGGATTTTGAATTAAGAACCCGTGGTCGACTTCTGCAGTTTGACGGCTTCCTTAAAGTGCTGCCTGCACAAGCGAAGAAGGATGATGAGGCCGAGTTGCCCGCGTTCGAAATTAACGATCAGTTGGATCTGGATAAACTGGAGCCGACTCAGCACTTTACCAAACCAGCGCCGCGTTATACGGAGGCGACCCTGGTTAAGGAGCTGGAGAAGCGGAGTATCGGGCGTCCTTCCACGTATGCGTCAATCATTTCCACTATTCAGGAGCGCGGCTATGTGAAACTGGCCAACCGGCGTTTCTATGCGGAGAAGATGGGCGATATCGTTACCGATCGTTTGACGGAAGCCTTTACGGATCTGATGGATTACGGTTTTACGGCGAAGATGGAAGGGCAGCTGGATGAAATTGCCTCTGGCAACGAGGGCTGGAAGCAAGTTCTCAATGCTTTCTACGCCGACTTCGCCAAAAAGCTGGAGAAGGCGGATATGGAAGGCGGTATGCGCGCGAATCAGGCTGTGCAGACAGAGATAACCTGTCCGACCTGCTCGCGTCCAATGCAGATTCGCACGGCTTCCACCGGCGTATTCCTTGGCTGTTCCGGTTATGCGCTGCCGCCGAAAGAGCGTTGCAAGACGACGATCAACCTGATACCTGGCGATGAGGTGATTCGTGCGGACGATGAAGAAGGTGAGGCGAATGCGCTGCGTGCGAAAAAGCGTTGCCCGATTTGCGATACCGCCATGGACAGCTATGTCATCGATGAAACCCGCAAGCTGCATGTATGTGGTAACAATCCGGATTGTGAAGGCTATGAAGTAGAAGGCGGCCAATTTAAAGTGGCTGGCTACGACGGGCCGACGCTGGAGTGTGATAAGTGCGGCGCCGAGATGCAGCTCAAAACCGGACGCTTTGGAAAGTACTTTGGCTGCACCAGCTCGACCTGTGGAAATACCCGTAAGTTGCTTAAGAATGGCGAACCTGCTCCGCCCAAGATGGAGCCTGTGGTGATGCCGGAGCTGGCGTGCGATAAGGTTGACGATATCTTCGTGTTGCGCGACGGCGCTTCTGGATTGTTTCTGGCGGCGAGTAAGTTTCCCAAGAATCGTGAAACCCGTGCGCCGCTGGTGGAGGAGTTGATCCCTCACAAGAAGGAAATCGATCCTAAGCATCACTACCTGCTGGAAGCGCCTACGCGCGATCCGGAAGGAAATCCGGCGATAATTCGCTTCAGTCGCAAGACCAAACAGCAATACGTCATGTCAGAGAAGGGCGGCAAGCCTACTGGCTGGTCGGCTTTCTATAAAGATGGAAAGTGGGTGGCTAAAGACAAATAGTCGGTAGGCAGTGAAAAGAAAAAGGGCGGTTTGATCACCGCCCTTTTTTGTTTGCCTGATATTTGGGTTAGCGCTTTGAGATAAATGTGTTGGTGTTGGTCTATCTCTTTAATCGCGCTAATAGGCTGGATGTGTCCCAGCGTCCTCCCCCCATGGATTGCACTTCGGCGTAAAATTGATCGACGAGGGCGGTGATGGGGAGGCGAGCTTTGTTGTTTGAGGCCTCACCTAAGCAGATGGAAAGGTCCTTGCGCATGAGGTCCACTGCGAAGCCGTGCTCGTAGTCTCCGGCAATCATGGTTTTGTGGCGGTTGTCCATTTGCCAGGATTGCGCGGCGCCTTTGGAGATGACGTTCACCACTTGCTGTGGATCCAGGTCGGCCTGCTCTGCAAAGTGCAGCGCTTCCGCCAATCCCTGCACCAATCCTGCGATGGCGATCTGGTTGGCCATTTTGGTCAACTGGCCGCTGCCAGCGTGTCCCATCAAGGTTGCTGCGCGACTGTAGTGTTTGAATAGGGGTTCCGCTCTCGCAAAGTCTTTCTCTTCGCCTCCGCACATGATGGTCAATGCGCCGTTCTCTGCGCCTTGTTGTCCCCCGGATACGGGGGCGTCAAGAAAGCCGATGTTGCGCTCCTGGGCGGCTTCAAACAGTTCTTTGGCGACACTGGCTGATGCAGTAGTGTGGTCGATGATCAGGGAGCCTTTGCGCAACTGATTGATTAGGCCTTCTTCGCCAAGATAGATGCTGCGCAGATCATTGTCGTCGCCGACGCAAGAGATAATGACGTCGCATTGGGCGGCGTCTCGCAGTTTGCGAATGAACTTGCCTGTGTGGGTCTTCAGCCAGCGTTCCGACTTCTCGACGTTGCGGTTGTAAACGGTGACTTGGTGGCCATTGTTGGCGAGGTGGCCGGCCATCGGGAATCCCATGACGCCGAGGCCGATGAAGCAAATTCTTCCTGTTGCGGCGGTTTCAGTTGATTCCATGTTTATCTTCCTGGAGTGGTTAAATCCGATGGGTTAATAGTGCGCGGGTTGCTCCAATAAAGAAAGGCCGCATAAGCGGCCTTTGCAAGTCAACCGGCAAACTAATTATTTGCTTGGGTAGTCTCTGGTGGTGTGTCCGGTGTACAGCTGGCGCGGACGACCGATCCGGTAAGAAGAGCTCACCATTTCATGCCAGTGAGAGAACCAGCCAATGGTTCTCGCCATGGCGAAGATGACGGTGAACATGGAAACCGGGATGCCGACGGCGCGCAGGATGATGCCGGAGTAGAAGTCCACGTTGGGGTAGAGTTTCTTCTCTACGAAGTATGGGTCTTCCAGGGCGATGCGCTCCAGTTCGCGTGCGATGCGGAACAATGGGTCGTTCTCGCAGCCAAGCTCTTTCAGTACGTCGTCGCAGGTCTGCTTCATGACTTTGGCGCGCGGGTCGAAGTTCTTGTAGACCCGGTGTCCAAAGCCCATCAGGCGGAAAGGATCGCTCTTGTCTTTGGCGCGCTGAATGAACTCTGGGATGCGGGACTCGTCGCCAATCTCCAGAAGCATATTCAACACAGCTTCGTTGGCGCCGCCATGTGCAGGTCCCCATAGCGCAGCAATGCCGGAAGCGATACAGGCGAAGGGGTTGGCGCCGGAAGAGCCGGCCAGGCGTACGGTTGATGTGGAGGCGTTTTGTTCATGGTCCGCATGTAAAACAAAGATGCGATCCATGGCCTTGGCGACCACTGGGTTAACTTGGTAAGGCTCGCAAGGAGTGCCGAACATCATATGCAGGAAATTGCCTGCGTAGTCCAGATCGTTTCTGGGATACATGAACGGCTGACCTGTGGAGTACTTGTAGCACATCGCCGCCAAAGTGGGCATTTTCGCCATCAGGCGGAATGCCGCAATTTCGCGGTGGTGCTCGTCAGAGAAGTCCATAGTGTCGTGATAGAACGCGGACAGGGCGCCGACAACGCCGCACATGATCGCCATTGGGTGAGCGTCGCGTCGGAAACCGTTGAAGAAGTTTCTCAGCTGCTCGTGGATCATGGTGTGATTTTTAACCGTGCTACGGAACTCTTCCGCCTGTTCCGCAGTAGGCAATTCGCCGTGTATCAGTAAGTAGCAGACTTCAAGATAGTCGGACTTTTCGGCCAACTGTTCTATAGGATACCCACGGTGTAGTAGTACGCCATTGGCGCCATCTATATAAGTGATTTGCGATTCGCAGGCGGCTGTTGATACGAAGCCTGGATCGTAGGTAAACAAACCTTCTTCAACCAATCCTCTGACATCTATGACGTCTGGGCCGGTGGTGCCGGAATAAACCGGAAGCTCGATTGTTTTACCATTGACCGATAACGTCGCTTTCTTGTCAGTCATGGTGCTCTCCTATATCGACTTAAAGTGATGCGTACGTGTTTACCGGGCATAGACGCCCGGTCGTGTTTACAGGCCGACTTCTAAGTAGGTCTGACGTTGATTGCGCAATGGCGTCGGTCGCTTCCAGCGCCGGTTAGGTCCGGCGGGTGGCGGCTGACGCTCGTCAGTGGCCTCTCAGCCTTTATTCTGGCTTTATACAAGGTCGGCTTAATAAAAAGCGAGGTCATAATAATGGTCTGACCGACTTTTTTTAAGCCCTTGTAATGAAAATACTGCCGAGGATGTTTAAAAAACACCAATTAAAATAGCTTATAAAGAGGAAGGGCGTTGCTTTATCAGTAAAGAATGCGGCGCCTGCGAATACGTAAAAAATACTTCCGGGTATTGAGCCGAGGGGCTTTACGCTGCGTATGGAAGATTAAATTGCCGGTTCAAATCCGAAAAGCTCATGTCCGGCGCTAAATTAAGTGGCTTATAAACGGTTGTTGCGTTTGTAATTTACCAGGTGGGAAACTATAATCTGCAACCCGTAAGCGGAGGCCTCATAAGGATTCCCGCCGCCAAATAGGTCCATTCTTAAATAATCCGCCTGTATGGCTATAATCGAGTGTGAAGCTGTGAATAGCAAAAGACCTGTTAATCTAGATCTGACGAAATTCCATTTTCCTCTACCCGCAATTACATCTATTCTGCATCGGATATCAGGTGTAATTATCTTCATTGCAATGGCGTTCCTGTTGTGGGGGCTCGACGCATCTCTGGCGAGCAAGGAAAGTTTCGCTTCCCTTCAGTCAGTCATGGACAGTTTTCTTGCAAAACTAATTCTGTGGGGCATTCTTGCCGCATTGTTCTATCACTTCGTCGCTGGCATCAAGCACCTCATCATGGATGCTGGGATCGGTGAAACCCTGAAGGGCGGGCAGATCGCAGCGAAGGTTGTGATAGCCGTGTCTGTTGTGCTCATTCTGTTGGCGGGAGTTTGGATATGGTAACCAGCGTCACCAATTTAGGCCGTAGCGGCGCATACGATTGGATGGTGCAGCGGGTCTCCGCTGTTGTGTTGGCTCTTTATACTGCATTTATGGTTGGCGTCCTGGTGTTTACGCCGGATCTGACCTATGAAGTATGGAGCGCGCTGTTCGCCAAGACTTGGATGAGAATTTTCTCCCTGGCCGCGCTGGTGGCGCTTGGCGCCCACGCGTGGATCGGTTTGTGGACGATTACCACCGACTACATGAAAAACGGCGTGATCCGTTTCGTTGCGCAAGCAGCGTGCGGAACCATCATGTTCGTTTACTTCATCTGGGGCGTGCAAATTTTGTGGGGGCTGTAATCCATGTCTAAACTTAGAACTCTTTCATACGATGCGATTGTAATCGGCGGCGGCGGCGCTGGGATGCGTGCGGCGCTGCAATTGACGCAGTCCGGCGTAAAAACCGCTTGTATCACCAAAGTATTCCCAACTCGTTCTCACACTGTGTCCGCTCAGGGCGGAATTACCTGCGCTATCGCCAGTTCGGATCCGAATGATGATTGGCGTTGGCACATGTACGACACCGTCAAGGGGTCGGACTACATCGGTGATCAGGATGCAATCGAATATATGTGTTCGGTCGGTCCTCAAGCCGTATTTGAGCTGGAGCACATGGGGCTGCCTTTCTCCCGTACGGAGACTGGACGTATCTATCAGCGTCCTTTTGGCGGTCAGTCCAAAGATTTCGGTAAGGGCGGTCAGGCTGCCCGTACCTGCGCGGCAGCGGACCGTACTGGTCATGCGCTGTTGCACACTCTTTATCAAGGCAACCTGCGCGGCGGCACAACCTTTTTAAATGAATGGTACGCAGTCGATCTGGTGAAAAACCAGTCGGGCGCGGTAGTCGGGGTGACGGCTATCTGCATCGAAACTGGTGAGACTGTATACGTTAAAGCCAAGGCGACAGTTCTGGCTACCGGTGGCGCAGGCAGAATCTATGCCTCCACCACTAACGCACTAATCAATACTGGCGATGGCGTCGGTATGGCTCTTCGCGCAGGCTTCCCGGCGCAAGACATGGAAATGTGGCAGTTCCATCCAACTGGCATCGCCGGAGCAGGCGTGTTGGTGACGGAAGGTTGTCGCGGAGAGGGCGGCTACCTGATCAATGGCGAAGGCGAGCGTTTCATGGAGCGCTATGCGCCCAACGCAAAAGACCTGGCTGGTCGTGACGTCGTCGCCCGCTCCATGATTATGGAGATCCTTGAAGGTCGTGGTTGCGGTCCTGATAAAGACCACGTATTGCTGAAGCTGGATCATTTGGGTGAAGAGACGCTGCATCTGCGTTTGCCTGGCATCGTGGAACTGTCAAAAACATTTGCGCACGTAGATCCTGCGAAGGAGCCTATTCCAGTTGTGCCGACCTGTCACTACATGATGGGTGGTATTCCGACTAACATCGGTGGTCAGGCGCTGACTCAAGATGCAAACGGCAACGACAAGGTTATAGACGGCCTGTTCGCCTGCGGCGAAGTCGCATGCGTATCCGTGCATGGCGCAAACCGTCTGGGCGGCAACTCGCTGTTGGATTTGGTTGTATTTGGTCGTGCAGCGGGACTTCACATCGAGAAGATGTTGAAAGACGGCTATGGCGTGGATGACGCATCCGAATCCGATATCGACGCGACCATGGCGCGACTGGACAGACTGAACAGCGGCTCTGGCTCCGAAAAAGTGGCGGAAGTACGTAAAGACCTGCAGAACACAATGCAGCTATATTTCGGTGTATTCCGTGATGGCGAAAGCATGCAGAAAGGTCTGAAACTGCTGGAAGAGTTGGGCGGTCGCGTGAAGAACACAGTGCTTGAAGATAAGAGCATGGCGTTCAATACCGCTCGTATCGAAGCTTTAGAGCTGGATAACCTGTACGAAGTCGCTTATGCGACAGCTGTTGCGGCTGAAGAAAGAAAGGAAAGCCGCGGAGCGCACGCCCGTAACGACTACACAGAACGGGATGACGACAATTGGTTGAAGCACTCTCTCTACTTCCCTCTGGACAAGCGGGTAAGCAAACGGGAAGTGAACTTTGCGCCTAAAATTGTGGAGCCATTTCCTCCGAAAGCTCGTAGTTACTAGTGTCGTTGGGGAGACAGAGTTATGTTGGTAAGCATCTATCGTTATAATCCGGAAGTTGACGAAGCTCCCTTCATGCAGGATGTGGAGCTGGAAGTTCCTGCGGGCAAGGACCTGATGGTTCTGGACGTGCTGGGACTGATGAAAGAAAAAGATCCGACCCTGGCGTATCGTCGCTCATGCCGTGAGGGCGTGTGCGGCTCTGACGGCATGAACATGAACGGCAAAAACGGCTTGGCGTGCATCACTCCTCTTTCTCAGGTGGTGAAGAACAACAAGCTGATTTTGCGTCCGTTGCCAGGGTTGCCGGTTATTCGCGACCTAGTTGTGGATATGGCGATTTTCTACAAGCAGTACGAGAAAATTAAGCCATTCCTGGTGAATGACAATCCGCCTCCGGCGATTGAGCGATTGCAGTCACCCGAAGAGCGTGAAAAGCTGGACGGCCTGTATGAATGTATTCTATGTGCGTGCTGTTCTACTTCATGCCCGTCGTTCTGGTGGAACCCAGATAAGTTCGTTGGTCCCGCAGGCTTGTTGCAGGCATACAGATTCCTGGTTGACAGTCGCGACACTTCTACCGAAGAAAGATTGGCGAATCTCGACGACCCGTTCAGCGTATTCCGCTGCCGGGGAATCATGAATTGCGTAAGTGTATGCCCGAAAGGTCTGAATCCAACCAGAGCCATCGGCCACATACGCAATATGCTCTTACAGCGTGCTACTTAAAACTATAATTTAAAAAATTACACTGTTACGGTCGTTGCTGAATTAGCTGTCTATACTAAGAAGCTAATAGCGCCCGCGTGTTGCAAAACATGCGTGCGACATAAACAAACTGAACTGGTAGGAAATCCACTCCCTCCTTCAATCGGACGGGGTGGTTTACTGTTGTAAACCTACGGGGTTATGCAGATGTCCTCTGCGCTATCTGTGGTTTGGCACGCCTTTGCGACGCTGGAACGAGCCGTAATCAGTGGCCTTAAGCAGATAGTTCCCTGATGCAACCAAGGCGAGCTATATGCACGAAAGCACGATGGAGCAGCTGTGGCGGACTTCCCATTTGGCAGGTGGGAACTTTGCCTATGTTGAGCAACTCTATGAGACCTATCTCACCGATCCTAACGGCATACCCCAGGCCTGGCGTGAGTATTTCGACAAACTGCCAAAAGAGGAAGGACTACCCAGTCAGGATATTCCTCACTCCGTCATTAAAGAACAGTTCCTGAAACTGTCACGCAGACGCGCAGCGGCTGTCGAAGCCAGCCCAACATCATTGGTCAGCACCGAGCACGAACGTAAGCAGGTCAAGGTGCTGCAGCTGATTAACACCTACCGTTTTCGTGGACATCAGAAAGCCAAACTGGATCCTCTCAACCTGATGGTGCGCGAGCATATCGCGGACATGGAGTTGGAATATCACGGCTTGACCCGAGCGGACCTGGATACTGTATTTCAGACCGGCTCATTGTGCTTCGGCGTAGAGACCATGACGTTCGGCGAGATTATTCGTGGTTTGGAGTTTACCTACTGCGATACCGTCGGCGCTGAATACATGCATATCGTTAACACTGAAGAAAAACGCTGGGTTCAGCAGCGTCTTGAATCAGTGCGCTCGCATCCTGTTTATGAGAAAGAGCGTCGCTATCACCTATTGGAAAGATTGAGTGCGGCGGAAGGTCTTGAAAAATACTTATCTTCGCGTTATCCAGGCACCAAGCGCTTTGGCCTTGAAGGCGGCGAGAGCTTGATTCCTTTGCTGGATGAATTGATTCAGAGAGCGGGAAGCTACGGCGCCAAAGAAATCGTTATCGGTATGGCGCACCGTGGCCGTCTCAACGTGTTGGTCAACACCTTGGGCAAAAACCCCAAAGCCTTGTTTGACGAATTCGAAGGCAAGCGTCTGTTGGATGAAGGCTCCGGCGACGTGAAGTATCACCAGGGCTTTTCTTCCAACGTTCTGACTCCGGGCGGCGAAGTTCACTTGGCGTTGGCGTTCAATCCTTCGCACCTGGAAATCGTTTCTCCGGTGGTGGAAGGCTCTGTAAGAGCGCGTCAGGATCGTCGTGACGATACCGGCGGTGATGCAGTTGTGCCTGTCATCATGCACGGCGACGCGGCGTTCGCTGGCCAGGGCGTCGTCATGGAAACGTTCCAGATGAGCCAAACCCGTGGCTACGGCGTTGGCGGCACTGTCCACATCATCATTAATAACCAGGTCGGTTTCACTACTCACCGCCGTGAAGACGCGCGCTCCACCGAGTATTGCACTGACGTTGCGAAAATGGTCCAAGCGCCAATTTTCCACGTTAACGGCGATGATCCGGAAGCGGTTCTGTTCGTTACACAGGTGGCGATGGATTACCGCAACACTTTCAAGAAAGATGTGGTTATCGACCTGTTGTGCTACCGCCGCCGCGGACACAACGAAGCGGATGAGCCTTCTGCGACTCAGCCGTTGATGTATCAGTGCATCAAAAGCCTGCCAACCACCCGCCAGATTTACGCTCAGCGGTTGATTAACGAAGGCGTTATCACCGAGGAAGAATCCGCTCGCCTGGAAAACGAATATCGTGATTTGCTGGATAAAGGCGAACACGTCGTTAAAAGCTTGGTGAAAGAGCCTAATAAAGAGTTGTTTGTTGACTGGTCTCCCTACCTGGGCCACCAATGGACAGCCAAGTGCAAGACTGGCATCAGTCTGAAAACGCTGCAGAAGCTCGGCCGAAAAATGGATGTGCTGCCCGACGGATTCGTGCCTCAGCGTCAGGTCTCCAAAATCTTGGAAGACCGCAAGAAAATGACCCAAAGCGCCATGCCGGTGAACTGGGGATATGCAGAAGTTATGGCGTATGCGACCTTGTTGCATGAAGGCCATAGCATACGTCTTACCGGTCAGGATGTTGGCCGCGGCACTTTCTCTCATCGACATGCGGTTCTTCACAATCAGAAGGACGGTGGTTTGCATATTCCGTTGCAGCATTTGGCGGAAGGGCAGCCCGTATTCGACATTTACGACTCCTACCTCTCTGAAGAGGCGGTGTTGGCGTTCGAATATGGCTACGCCACCACCAACCCGAAAACGCTGGTGATCTGGGAGGCTCAGTTCGGCGACTTCGCTAACGGCGCCCAGGTGGTTATCGACCAGTTCATCACCAGTGGCGAGCATAAGTGGGGCCGTCTATGCGGTCTGACCATGTTGCTGCCGCACGGCTATGAAGGGCAGGGACCGGAGCACTCCTCAGCGCGTCTGGAGCGTTACCTGCAGTTGTGCGCTGAGCACAATATCCAAGTCTGCGTGCCGACTACCCCTGCGCAGGTATTCCATATGCTGCGTCGTCAGGTTAAGCGTCCGCTGCGTAAGCCTCTGGTGGCGATGAGTCCGAAGAGTCTGCTGCGCCATAAAGACGCGGTCTCTACGGTTGAGGAGCTTGCCGAAGGTCACTTCCACACCGTCCTTGGCGAGATCGACGACCATATCGATCCGAAGCAGGTTCGTCGGGTCATTATGTGTAGCGGTAAGGTGTATTACGACTTGTTGGATAAGCGTCGTAATGAAAACATACAGGACGTGGCGATTATCCGCATAGAGCAGTTGTACCCGTTCCCCGAAGACGACTTGGAAGAAGTTTTGTCTGCGTACAAGAAGTTGACCAATATCGTCTGGTGTCAGGAAGAGCCAATGAACCAGGGCGCCTGGTACTGCAGTCAGCACCATATGCGTAACGTCCTCGCGAAGACGCACCCGAAACTCTACCTCGAGTACGCTGGACGTCCGGGCTCCGCCGCTCCTGCTGCGGGCTATGGCCATGTCCATGCGGAAGAGCAAGCTAAATTAGTTAACGATGCCTTTACTATTTAAACAGGCGCTTAGTTAGTACAAAGGATAAAAGATGGCGATCGAAATCAAAGCTCCTACTTTCCCAGAATCCGTTGCGGACGGCGTAGTGGCGACTTGGCATAAAAAACCTGGGGAATCCGTGGCTAGGGACGAGCTACTGGTCGATATCGAGACGGATAAAGTGGTGCTCGAGGTTGTAGCGCCTGCAGCCGGCGTCATTGAGAAAGTTCTCAAAGGCGAAGGCGAGACGGTGCTTAGCGAAGAAGTTATTGCAGTATTTAAAGAGGGCGCGGCTGGAACGGCGGCGCCTGCTACGGCGGAAGAAAAGCCACAGGCAGCTCCTGCGGCGACTGAAGCCAAGTCTGGTCAGGAAGCGATTCTGAGCCCATCCGCGCGTAAAATGGCGGAAGAGAACAATCTGAATCCTTCCGACATTCAAGGCACAGGTAAAGGCGGCAGAGTGACCAAGGAAGACGTGATTAACCACTTGTCTTCCAACACTACCAGCGTTACCGCTGAAGTGAAGTCCTCCGCTCAGCCTGCAGCGGCGCCGACTATGCCTGCTATCGAATCTCCAGCGGGAGCGCGCCCTGAGAAGCGTGTGCCGATGACTCGTCTGCGCGCAAGCATCGCGCGTCGTCTGCTGGAAGCTCAGCATAACTCTGCAATGCTGACTACCTTCAACGAAGTCAACATGAAGCCGATCATGGATCTGCGTAAGCAATATAAAGATCTGTTCGAGAAGCGTCATAACGGCGTGAAACTGGGCTTCATGTCCTTCTTCGTTAAAGCGGCATGCGAAGCGTTGAAGCGTTTCCCCGCTGTGAACGCTTCTATTGATGGCAACGACATCGTTTACCACGGTTATCAGGACGTTGGCGTAGCAGTATCCACTGAGCGTGGCCTGGTTGTGCCTATCCTGCGCGATGCGGATCAGATGGGTCTGGCGGAAATTGAGTCCACCATCGGCGACTTCGGCAAGAAGGCGCGCGACGGCAAGCTGGCTATCGAGGATATGACCGGCGGAACGTTCACCATTTCCAATGGCGGCGTTTTCGGTTCATTGATGTCCACGCCGATCCTGAACCCGCCGCAAACCGCCATTATGGGAATGCACAAGATCCAGGAGCGT contains:
- a CDS encoding 2-oxoglutarate dehydrogenase E1 component: MHESTMEQLWRTSHLAGGNFAYVEQLYETYLTDPNGIPQAWREYFDKLPKEEGLPSQDIPHSVIKEQFLKLSRRRAAAVEASPTSLVSTEHERKQVKVLQLINTYRFRGHQKAKLDPLNLMVREHIADMELEYHGLTRADLDTVFQTGSLCFGVETMTFGEIIRGLEFTYCDTVGAEYMHIVNTEEKRWVQQRLESVRSHPVYEKERRYHLLERLSAAEGLEKYLSSRYPGTKRFGLEGGESLIPLLDELIQRAGSYGAKEIVIGMAHRGRLNVLVNTLGKNPKALFDEFEGKRLLDEGSGDVKYHQGFSSNVLTPGGEVHLALAFNPSHLEIVSPVVEGSVRARQDRRDDTGGDAVVPVIMHGDAAFAGQGVVMETFQMSQTRGYGVGGTVHIIINNQVGFTTHRREDARSTEYCTDVAKMVQAPIFHVNGDDPEAVLFVTQVAMDYRNTFKKDVVIDLLCYRRRGHNEADEPSATQPLMYQCIKSLPTTRQIYAQRLINEGVITEEESARLENEYRDLLDKGEHVVKSLVKEPNKELFVDWSPYLGHQWTAKCKTGISLKTLQKLGRKMDVLPDGFVPQRQVSKILEDRKKMTQSAMPVNWGYAEVMAYATLLHEGHSIRLTGQDVGRGTFSHRHAVLHNQKDGGLHIPLQHLAEGQPVFDIYDSYLSEEAVLAFEYGYATTNPKTLVIWEAQFGDFANGAQVVIDQFITSGEHKWGRLCGLTMLLPHGYEGQGPEHSSARLERYLQLCAEHNIQVCVPTTPAQVFHMLRRQVKRPLRKPLVAMSPKSLLRHKDAVSTVEELAEGHFHTVLGEIDDHIDPKQVRRVIMCSGKVYYDLLDKRRNENIQDVAIIRIEQLYPFPEDDLEEVLSAYKKLTNIVWCQEEPMNQGAWYCSQHHMRNVLAKTHPKLYLEYAGRPGSAAPAAGYGHVHAEEQAKLVNDAFTI
- a CDS encoding succinate dehydrogenase iron-sulfur subunit; this encodes MLVSIYRYNPEVDEAPFMQDVELEVPAGKDLMVLDVLGLMKEKDPTLAYRRSCREGVCGSDGMNMNGKNGLACITPLSQVVKNNKLILRPLPGLPVIRDLVVDMAIFYKQYEKIKPFLVNDNPPPAIERLQSPEEREKLDGLYECILCACCSTSCPSFWWNPDKFVGPAGLLQAYRFLVDSRDTSTEERLANLDDPFSVFRCRGIMNCVSVCPKGLNPTRAIGHIRNMLLQRAT
- the odhB gene encoding 2-oxoglutarate dehydrogenase complex dihydrolipoyllysine-residue succinyltransferase; the encoded protein is MAIEIKAPTFPESVADGVVATWHKKPGESVARDELLVDIETDKVVLEVVAPAAGVIEKVLKGEGETVLSEEVIAVFKEGAAGTAAPATAEEKPQAAPAATEAKSGQEAILSPSARKMAEENNLNPSDIQGTGKGGRVTKEDVINHLSSNTTSVTAEVKSSAQPAAAPTMPAIESPAGARPEKRVPMTRLRASIARRLLEAQHNSAMLTTFNEVNMKPIMDLRKQYKDLFEKRHNGVKLGFMSFFVKAACEALKRFPAVNASIDGNDIVYHGYQDVGVAVSTERGLVVPILRDADQMGLAEIESTIGDFGKKARDGKLAIEDMTGGTFTISNGGVFGSLMSTPILNPPQTAIMGMHKIQERPMAVNGQVVILPMMYLALSYDHRMIDGKEAVQFLVTIKDLLEDPARILLDL